From a region of the Paenibacillus sp. FSL R10-2734 genome:
- a CDS encoding polysaccharide deacetylase, whose protein sequence is MKSNKSIHSRRKLISGLLVMVVIFIVMLGWSIGKNINSWELRSLQPASAESVSVKNKLTAAAMQDLPSAAEPLASESPEVHSSSSAALTVTQSPQASGVEKISKVSTTSSAITAAKKAKKTVYITFDDGPSENTFNVLEILQQEGVKATFFVLGNQAKSHPELIDSIWEQGHAIGNHTYNHNYHDLYSGFTEFWRQIKKTEEIVQGITGDRPQLIRAPGGTYDHFDNTYFNLLKQAGYKVMDWTVDSGDSKRKGVPASEILKESTTDLKSSQVILLLHDGGGHQESVKALPDIIARYKAAGYDFGILDETVEPVQFRVSSKASNLERVKPSEAWIASNITPNAELFTAGKPLVLEVGKLETKLNPGEYSVRNGQYMVPLRAVIERLGGQVSWDADSRSGKITWNGKDIVADVANKDLILNLPDNVQKTIDARVEMIGGSIWVSLRDLLETAGHPPLNISVTEVERRVKTF, encoded by the coding sequence ATGAAGAGTAACAAAAGTATTCATAGCCGCCGAAAGTTGATAAGCGGATTGCTCGTTATGGTTGTAATATTTATCGTCATGCTCGGATGGAGCATAGGGAAAAATATAAATTCATGGGAGCTCCGATCATTGCAGCCCGCTAGCGCAGAGTCTGTATCTGTTAAGAATAAGCTTACCGCAGCGGCGATGCAAGATTTGCCCTCTGCAGCAGAACCACTCGCTTCCGAATCTCCGGAAGTTCACTCCTCTTCTAGTGCAGCCCTCACTGTGACTCAAAGCCCCCAAGCAAGTGGGGTAGAGAAAATATCCAAGGTTTCAACAACGAGTTCTGCAATTACAGCTGCAAAGAAAGCTAAGAAAACAGTCTATATTACATTTGACGACGGACCTAGCGAGAACACCTTCAATGTACTTGAAATTTTACAGCAGGAAGGTGTGAAGGCGACCTTTTTCGTCCTTGGTAACCAAGCGAAAAGCCATCCTGAGCTCATCGACTCTATTTGGGAACAGGGCCATGCCATTGGCAATCATACCTATAATCATAATTACCATGATTTATATAGTGGATTCACAGAATTTTGGAGACAAATTAAAAAGACTGAAGAAATTGTTCAGGGGATCACAGGGGATCGTCCGCAGCTTATTCGCGCCCCAGGGGGAACCTATGATCATTTTGATAATACCTATTTCAATTTACTGAAGCAAGCAGGTTATAAGGTTATGGATTGGACAGTGGATAGCGGCGATTCCAAACGGAAAGGAGTGCCGGCCTCAGAGATCTTGAAGGAATCGACAACAGATTTGAAGTCTTCTCAGGTTATTCTGCTGCTGCATGATGGAGGCGGTCATCAAGAGAGCGTCAAAGCGCTGCCGGACATTATTGCACGCTATAAGGCTGCTGGATACGATTTTGGCATATTAGATGAAACGGTTGAACCTGTGCAGTTCAGAGTCTCTTCAAAAGCCAGTAATTTAGAGAGAGTAAAGCCTTCGGAGGCTTGGATCGCATCAAATATCACACCAAATGCGGAGCTGTTTACGGCCGGAAAGCCACTGGTTCTGGAGGTTGGAAAGCTGGAAACAAAGCTGAATCCTGGGGAATATTCCGTACGAAATGGACAGTATATGGTTCCGCTCCGTGCTGTGATTGAACGGCTTGGCGGACAAGTTAGCTGGGATGCGGACAGTCGAAGTGGAAAAATTACTTGGAACGGAAAAGATATCGTCGCAGATGTGGCGAACAAGGATCTGATTCTAAACCTTCCTGATAACGTTCAAAAGACAATCGACGCGAGGGTAGAAATGATTGGTGGATCGATCTGGGTTTCGCTACGGGATTTACTTGAGACAGCAGGTCATCCTCCACTTAATATAAGCGTTACTGAAGTGGAACGCCGTGTGAAAACGTTCTGA
- a CDS encoding MFS transporter, protein MIGNQSAIAIFKGQKGYSRLFTAGLINGIGDRFTGIAVLALVLQLTGSGMAVGISLGVRLLPYLFLAPLGGILGSKFPRKYIMIATDMMRVPVALAFLWVDGEDKLWLLYTASFLLAAGEAIYSPIRKSSIPLLVNKDSLLTVNGLEQLMSGCVLIVGAFSGGVVSMWFGPEAAFIMNALSFLIAALFIYGIDFSQKVDRMTEDHRDIDSSNEHKVKVNRQQKAGRLRALGIVISGSITLQVIFGYELLVPMLNGLDNVLISVYAVQEFQAGDIGVGAFYAALGIGLSLSFFAGRYVKRGLLAVAIIGLMIEGLLLMGISVSNHFVIAFILYILLSFAGGTGNACLDTLVMRETPSTMQPVIFGLLSAVGNSLLGLSMLLAGWLLEWVEPRALGFAGGAGFSGIAILLAGYALVRSKKKGLQNF, encoded by the coding sequence ATGATAGGTAATCAATCAGCCATTGCGATTTTTAAAGGTCAAAAGGGATATTCACGTCTATTTACAGCTGGACTAATCAATGGAATAGGAGATCGTTTTACCGGGATAGCTGTTCTGGCGTTGGTTCTGCAATTAACAGGATCAGGGATGGCGGTGGGAATTTCGCTAGGTGTGCGGCTGTTACCTTATTTGTTTCTGGCACCGCTTGGGGGAATACTAGGCAGCAAATTTCCACGCAAATATATCATGATTGCCACGGATATGATGAGGGTTCCGGTAGCGCTAGCCTTTTTGTGGGTCGATGGAGAAGATAAGCTGTGGCTGCTATATACGGCGAGTTTTTTGCTGGCGGCGGGGGAAGCGATTTACAGCCCTATTCGTAAATCTTCAATCCCCTTGTTGGTGAACAAAGATTCTCTGCTGACCGTCAACGGGCTGGAGCAGCTTATGAGTGGCTGTGTACTTATAGTCGGTGCGTTTAGCGGTGGTGTGGTCTCCATGTGGTTTGGCCCAGAGGCAGCGTTCATTATGAATGCACTATCTTTTCTAATCGCGGCGTTATTCATTTACGGGATCGACTTCTCGCAGAAGGTTGATAGAATGACCGAAGATCATAGAGATATAGATTCTTCAAATGAACACAAAGTAAAAGTGAACCGACAGCAAAAGGCAGGCCGATTGCGGGCGCTCGGGATTGTAATTAGCGGGAGTATAACATTACAGGTTATTTTCGGGTATGAACTGCTTGTTCCAATGCTGAATGGTCTGGATAATGTGCTGATTAGTGTATATGCAGTACAGGAATTTCAAGCGGGGGATATTGGCGTAGGGGCTTTTTATGCAGCGCTTGGCATCGGGCTTAGTCTCAGTTTTTTTGCCGGACGATATGTAAAAAGAGGGCTGCTGGCTGTAGCTATAATTGGCCTCATGATTGAAGGATTACTGCTGATGGGCATCAGTGTTAGCAATCATTTTGTGATCGCGTTTATATTATACATTCTGTTGTCTTTTGCCGGAGGGACGGGAAATGCTTGTCTGGATACACTAGTTATGCGCGAGACGCCTTCCACTATGCAACCTGTTATTTTTGGACTCCTGTCAGCAGTAGGGAATTCGTTGCTTGGGTTATCTATGCTGCTCGCGGGGTGGTTATTAGAATGGGTGGAGCCTCGGGCGCTGGGCTTTGCTGGGGGAGCTGGGTTTTCCGGAATTGCAATATTGCTGGCAGGGTATGCGTTGGTACGCAGCAAGAAGAAAGGACTTCAGAATTTTTAA
- a CDS encoding DUF58 domain-containing protein produces the protein MGRIDSNKFLSWEQVYDQRMGVPLSSSSLIDQQKKDAGSVKSFSYPRSRSALMEWLRMLTVAGIIGALYAWRGGQSLLFLLIVIGVIMLGGLVLQLSGPRAIKLVRTIAPARPMAGNTLQVKVQLSFSSRLPLPWMTIADYWGDSHYQKLIFPGFKRSFSYTYTIENISRGNHHLLGCRVTWGDFPGWFTGRSEPDEGQSFKVLPAPLYFGGTVPDSGFMTGDTMYSRRGRSISDEALESREYEPGDPLSRIHWKNSARTGALQSKVPEREKARMTCIVLANDSLSFEVPTDALKPRGNRDDSPSAFEKAVSTAMGLMLFAERSGAYVQLFSGGWPEGMARHEGLGKIPGRVLDILTEISPDGTRNLSRLLEDASRGWIPGMTVAIITGRLEEESAKVIAKFLVQGVKVELYYAWDQSAPLQGGAKVLETRQPVRGTVGDSLARLGARMFCLDDALPAFRFREVEYHESSGKPTLR, from the coding sequence ATGGGAAGAATAGATAGTAATAAGTTCCTGAGCTGGGAACAAGTCTATGACCAAAGGATGGGTGTTCCATTGTCCTCTTCATCACTAATTGATCAACAGAAGAAAGATGCCGGAAGTGTCAAAAGCTTCTCTTATCCGCGTAGCCGAAGTGCTCTGATGGAATGGTTAAGGATGCTAACTGTGGCTGGAATTATTGGTGCTTTATATGCTTGGCGAGGAGGCCAGTCTTTGCTGTTTCTCCTGATTGTTATTGGAGTGATTATGCTTGGTGGACTTGTGCTTCAGCTCTCCGGTCCGCGGGCCATAAAGCTAGTTCGTACGATTGCCCCTGCAAGACCGATGGCCGGAAATACACTTCAGGTGAAGGTTCAGCTGAGTTTTTCTTCTCGGTTGCCACTTCCTTGGATGACCATTGCCGATTATTGGGGTGACAGCCATTATCAAAAGCTGATTTTCCCTGGATTCAAACGTTCTTTTTCATACACATACACCATTGAAAATATATCCCGCGGGAATCATCATTTGCTGGGCTGTAGAGTAACTTGGGGTGACTTCCCAGGTTGGTTCACGGGTAGATCTGAACCGGATGAAGGTCAGAGCTTTAAAGTGCTGCCAGCCCCTTTATACTTTGGTGGAACTGTGCCAGATAGCGGTTTTATGACGGGAGACACCATGTACTCTAGACGGGGAAGAAGCATCAGTGATGAGGCTTTGGAATCAAGGGAGTATGAGCCAGGGGATCCACTTAGCCGAATTCATTGGAAGAATAGTGCACGAACGGGAGCGCTTCAGAGTAAAGTTCCGGAGCGGGAAAAGGCAAGGATGACCTGTATCGTGTTGGCCAATGATTCACTCAGCTTCGAGGTTCCTACAGATGCTCTTAAACCTCGTGGAAACCGAGATGATTCGCCTTCGGCATTTGAGAAAGCGGTGTCGACAGCGATGGGGCTGATGTTATTCGCTGAGCGCTCAGGTGCTTATGTTCAGTTGTTTAGCGGCGGTTGGCCAGAAGGGATGGCTAGACATGAAGGGCTGGGTAAAATCCCAGGGAGAGTGCTGGACATTCTTACTGAAATTTCTCCGGATGGAACTAGAAACCTGTCGAGGTTACTAGAGGATGCTTCCCGAGGGTGGATTCCGGGGATGACAGTAGCCATCATTACGGGACGATTAGAGGAGGAATCTGCCAAGGTCATTGCCAAGTTCTTGGTGCAGGGTGTGAAGGTTGAACTTTATTATGCTTGGGACCAATCGGCACCGTTGCAAGGGGGGGCTAAAGTATTGGAGACTCGACAGCCTGTAAGGGGAACTGTAGGGGACAGTTTAGCTCGTCTCGGAGCACGAATGTTTTGTCTGGATGATGCATTGCCAGCATTCAGGTTCAGGGAGGTAGAGTACCATGAATCGTCCGGAAAACCAACGCTACGTTAA
- a CDS encoding DedA family protein, with the protein MEMLSFIQELFTKYGYGVLFFGLFLEFVALPFPGETTMAFAGFLSYTGKLDFFTLIVVALAGTTAGMTLTYFVGLKAGMPFIQRYGKWFLFSPTKLEKTQKWFERYGSILIFIGYFIPGVRHFTGYFAGIIALPFRKFALYAYSGAVFWVVLFLGIGRVFGPQWMGIFHLFELYALRIISGGAVLAALVIIYRYRKSIRARLFPRKAAIKIQAQVKKPSKGR; encoded by the coding sequence ATGGAAATGCTGAGCTTTATACAAGAATTATTCACTAAATATGGATATGGCGTATTATTCTTCGGATTATTTCTCGAGTTCGTTGCCTTACCCTTTCCCGGCGAGACCACTATGGCGTTTGCCGGATTCCTTTCCTATACCGGAAAGCTTGATTTCTTTACGCTAATTGTAGTTGCTCTTGCAGGCACCACAGCTGGGATGACCCTCACCTATTTTGTCGGATTAAAAGCCGGAATGCCCTTTATCCAGCGATATGGCAAGTGGTTTCTATTCTCACCTACTAAGCTTGAGAAAACACAGAAGTGGTTTGAGAGATATGGTAGCATTCTTATTTTTATCGGTTATTTCATTCCAGGGGTACGTCACTTTACCGGCTATTTTGCTGGCATTATCGCGCTTCCCTTCCGTAAATTCGCCCTATATGCATATAGTGGAGCCGTATTCTGGGTAGTGCTGTTTCTTGGGATCGGAAGGGTGTTTGGTCCACAGTGGATGGGCATCTTCCATTTGTTCGAATTATATGCGCTGCGGATTATCTCCGGTGGTGCAGTACTAGCAGCTCTTGTGATCATTTACCGTTACCGTAAAAGTATCCGTGCCCGTCTCTTCCCTCGCAAAGCTGCCATAAAGATTCAAGCACAGGTTAAAAAACCTTCCAAGGGGCGGTGA
- a CDS encoding transglutaminase domain-containing protein, with the protein MNRPENQRYVKGTPGDIERPMNGFQFNLGQMENSHAGKQRKVPLYYRLLFSLAIMGLFVEWLLPLYRSALLEDTAKMLQVLMILAAVLLLWGIFQIQGWLLLSIQFLIIATAWLYLCSEGEGIGWLGIYATGIPNDIMLLLSGQVSQLSEISRLLILIVGWGLLVSSVQQLALFRGSTVLFTTVTIIYLLVLDMGFDVNTTMDIVISMGLIFWMQAMSGLLRLREREGVTSLPYARWGALTLAAAIVVMITAWFGGQLFGARPASELALQSEFQKLQLWASGHLPEDKGSNSSGTTGYSTNDGELGAPLSRNTDPVFTAITSERTYWRGESIAYYDGRRWIRGGEEFMPLNLSGIPKNLRSTLSGEARNRTLQQRIQFSTPSSGGIPLFNAGIITDVESIGLLNGSKLGYVLANMDRESFRLPDSIGSARITEYTVESLLPESDPVLLRGLISSDPQEIKGKYLQLPDLLPVRVRELAEKLTASSGNRYDSVTAIKDYLQNGYSYTLNTTVPPSGSDFVDHFLFEEKQGYCVHFATTMTILLRSAGIPARYVQGYGPGTLQDDTMPAKYLVTQGDAHAWVEVYFAGAGWVPFDPTPGPALTAGFAASALPAAASLAPQAARSADLPALPLAGGSNAAPLAAAALLPAAAWRWRRSLALLLAARSASIMSRERQLRAASLAWHGLAERFGPPPPGVTGREYVDSLQIYDAGLSEAVRQFVRQWETLAYAPAPSAIVAVEPANEIPAMSEIPTFSASPASPAEISGLATSDAAAFIRECLIITFRVT; encoded by the coding sequence ATGAATCGTCCGGAAAACCAACGCTACGTTAAGGGAACACCGGGTGATATAGAACGCCCTATGAATGGCTTTCAGTTTAATTTGGGGCAAATGGAGAACAGTCATGCCGGTAAGCAGAGAAAAGTGCCTCTGTACTATCGTTTACTGTTCTCTTTGGCCATTATGGGGTTATTCGTTGAATGGTTACTCCCTTTATATAGGTCTGCATTATTGGAAGATACCGCTAAGATGCTACAAGTGCTAATGATATTGGCGGCAGTGTTACTGCTATGGGGGATATTTCAGATTCAGGGGTGGTTACTGCTAAGTATCCAATTTCTTATCATTGCCACAGCGTGGCTTTACTTATGCAGTGAAGGCGAAGGCATTGGATGGTTAGGGATTTATGCGACAGGTATTCCGAATGATATCATGCTGCTTCTCTCTGGGCAGGTCTCTCAGTTAAGTGAGATCAGCAGGCTTTTGATATTGATTGTAGGCTGGGGACTATTGGTTTCCTCAGTACAGCAGCTTGCACTCTTCCGAGGAAGTACGGTCCTATTCACAACAGTTACAATCATTTACTTGCTGGTCTTGGATATGGGCTTTGATGTCAATACCACGATGGATATTGTGATATCTATGGGTCTTATCTTTTGGATGCAGGCGATGAGTGGTCTGCTGCGTCTTCGAGAGCGTGAGGGTGTTACTTCATTGCCTTATGCGCGTTGGGGAGCGCTGACTTTGGCAGCAGCCATAGTCGTGATGATAACGGCATGGTTCGGTGGGCAGCTATTTGGAGCGAGACCAGCCAGCGAGCTTGCACTGCAATCGGAATTCCAGAAGCTGCAGTTATGGGCGTCAGGGCATTTGCCGGAAGATAAGGGGTCTAATTCTTCAGGAACAACAGGGTATAGTACGAATGACGGTGAACTCGGTGCCCCGTTGTCCCGAAATACTGATCCTGTCTTTACCGCGATTACAAGCGAGCGTACATATTGGAGAGGTGAGAGCATCGCTTACTATGATGGACGACGCTGGATCAGGGGGGGCGAAGAGTTTATGCCACTAAATCTGTCCGGCATTCCAAAGAATCTTCGATCGACGTTAAGCGGTGAAGCGAGGAACCGGACACTTCAACAGCGGATACAATTTTCAACCCCTTCTTCTGGAGGAATTCCTTTATTCAATGCGGGAATAATAACGGATGTTGAGTCGATCGGACTCTTGAACGGCAGTAAACTGGGATATGTTCTGGCTAACATGGACAGAGAAAGTTTTCGTCTGCCTGATTCGATAGGCTCTGCACGAATTACAGAATATACAGTGGAATCCTTACTTCCTGAAAGTGATCCTGTGCTGCTTCGTGGTTTAATTAGTAGCGATCCACAGGAAATTAAGGGCAAGTATTTGCAATTGCCAGATTTGTTACCCGTACGAGTGAGAGAGCTGGCAGAGAAGCTTACCGCTTCATCTGGTAACCGCTATGACTCCGTAACGGCCATTAAGGATTACTTACAAAATGGATATTCCTACACGTTGAACACAACGGTTCCACCATCCGGATCTGATTTTGTCGATCACTTTTTATTTGAGGAGAAACAGGGCTACTGTGTACATTTTGCAACGACTATGACCATACTGCTGCGCAGTGCAGGTATTCCTGCTCGTTATGTCCAAGGCTACGGGCCTGGGACCTTGCAGGACGATACTATGCCGGCGAAGTATCTAGTCACCCAGGGCGATGCCCATGCTTGGGTGGAGGTCTATTTCGCCGGCGCCGGTTGGGTCCCCTTCGACCCAACGCCGGGCCCAGCGCTTACCGCCGGCTTCGCCGCGTCGGCGCTGCCTGCGGCAGCCTCGCTCGCGCCGCAAGCTGCGCGAAGCGCGGACCTTCCCGCCCTGCCGCTGGCGGGCGGGTCCAATGCAGCGCCGCTCGCTGCCGCGGCGCTGCTTCCCGCCGCCGCTTGGCGCTGGCGGCGTAGCCTGGCTCTGCTGCTGGCAGCGCGCAGCGCCAGCATCATGAGCCGCGAGAGGCAGCTGCGCGCTGCCTCTCTAGCTTGGCACGGGCTGGCGGAGCGGTTTGGACCGCCGCCGCCCGGTGTCACTGGCAGGGAGTATGTGGACTCCCTGCAGATTTACGACGCCGGACTAAGCGAAGCCGTCCGGCAGTTCGTACGCCAGTGGGAGACCCTGGCGTACGCGCCCGCGCCTTCAGCAATCGTCGCGGTGGAACCCGCGAACGAAATACCTGCAATGTCTGAAATTCCTACATTCTCTGCATCACCAGCATCACCAGCTGAGATCAGCGGGCTCGCTACATCTGATGCAGCCGCGTTTATACGTGAATGCCTGATTATCACCTTCCGGGTAACTTAA
- a CDS encoding YafY family protein, translating to MKIDRLLSIVILLMNRRLIQAKELADMFEVSVRTIYRDIESINGAGIPIVTYQGAGGGIGLMEGYRLDRNVLTDRELADIFTALQSVSSYGGTEHTLLMEKISSVIPPSQSAAFRSKTTQLIIDFSPWGLQPVLEEKIAILKEALEENRTVAFDYVNAEGQTSQRSVEPYTLVLKGQTWYLYGYCLQRQDFRLFKLLRMKGLVKETREFIREDKDMRELPWSTDYQRVTSAAAVTPILLHFTPEGRHLAEDRFDSTELQPDGHGGYNVSIHYPEDGWLYGFLLSFGTSIEVLEPEHIRHKLGELAIGIANKYTT from the coding sequence TTGAAAATCGATCGATTGCTCTCTATCGTCATTCTGTTAATGAACCGGCGTCTCATTCAGGCGAAGGAGCTCGCCGATATGTTCGAAGTGTCCGTTCGCACGATTTACCGTGATATTGAAAGTATTAATGGAGCTGGAATTCCTATCGTTACCTATCAGGGAGCGGGTGGTGGCATTGGCCTTATGGAAGGCTACCGATTAGATCGCAATGTATTGACTGACCGCGAGCTGGCTGATATTTTCACGGCACTGCAAAGTGTCTCCTCTTATGGCGGAACTGAACACACCCTGCTCATGGAGAAGATCAGTAGCGTAATCCCACCCTCACAGTCCGCCGCTTTCCGAAGTAAAACAACCCAGCTTATCATCGATTTCTCTCCCTGGGGGCTTCAGCCTGTGCTAGAAGAGAAAATTGCGATTTTAAAAGAAGCACTGGAAGAAAACAGGACTGTAGCCTTTGATTATGTAAATGCCGAAGGACAAACCAGCCAGCGTTCTGTCGAGCCCTATACTTTAGTCTTAAAAGGACAGACGTGGTACTTATATGGTTACTGTCTGCAACGCCAGGATTTCAGATTATTCAAGCTACTTCGTATGAAGGGACTCGTTAAAGAAACCAGGGAATTCATACGAGAAGATAAGGATATGCGTGAGCTACCCTGGAGCACTGATTATCAGAGAGTGACTTCAGCCGCAGCAGTTACGCCAATCCTTCTGCACTTCACACCTGAAGGCAGACATCTCGCGGAAGATCGCTTTGACTCCACGGAGCTTCAGCCGGACGGACACGGTGGATATAATGTGTCCATTCATTATCCCGAGGACGGATGGCTCTATGGCTTCTTGCTCAGCTTCGGAACGTCCATAGAAGTGCTAGAACCAGAGCATATCCGTCATAAGCTGGGGGAGCTGGCTATTGGCATTGCCAATAAATATACAACCTAA
- the guaA gene encoding glutamine-hydrolyzing GMP synthase: protein MNKPNEIIVVLDFGGQYNQLIARRIRDLGVYSELLPYNTPVDKIKALAPKGIVFSGGPSSVYAEDAPHVDPAIYDLGVPIFGICYGMQLMAHQLDGKVERSAKREYGKADIDFEQGTALVAGLESRQTVWMSHGDHVVELPTGFKLDAGTESAPIAAMSNDERKLFAVQFHPEVRHSVHGNEMISNFLYQVCGCDGKWTMESFIDEAIQDIRNQVGDKKVLCALSGGVDSSVVAMLIHRAIGDQLTCMFIDHGLLRKGEAESVMETFVGKFDIHVVKIDARERFMSKLAGVEDPEQKRKIIGNEFIYCFDEESAKLGDFAFLAQGTLYTDIVESGTATAQTIKSHHNVGGLPEDMKFSLIEPLNTLFKDEVRKLGEELGMPHAIVWRQPFPGPGLAIRVLGEVTEEKLTIVRDSDYILREEIAKAGLDREIWQYFTALPNMKSVGVMGDARTYSYTVGIRAVTSIDGMTADWARIPWDVLEKISVRIVNEVENVNRIVYDVTSKPPATIEWE, encoded by the coding sequence ATGAATAAGCCAAATGAAATTATCGTCGTTCTCGATTTCGGGGGACAATACAACCAACTTATCGCGCGCAGAATTCGGGACCTAGGAGTATACAGCGAACTTTTGCCGTACAATACGCCAGTAGACAAGATCAAAGCACTTGCACCTAAAGGGATTGTCTTCTCTGGCGGTCCAAGCAGTGTATATGCTGAAGATGCTCCACATGTGGACCCAGCCATTTATGATCTAGGAGTACCGATCTTCGGTATTTGCTACGGTATGCAGCTGATGGCTCATCAGCTTGATGGTAAAGTGGAACGCTCCGCTAAACGTGAATACGGCAAAGCCGATATTGACTTTGAACAAGGAACTGCACTAGTGGCTGGGCTAGAAAGCCGCCAGACCGTATGGATGAGCCATGGTGACCATGTGGTTGAACTTCCAACAGGATTCAAGCTGGATGCAGGAACTGAAAGTGCTCCAATCGCGGCAATGAGCAATGATGAGCGCAAGCTGTTCGCTGTTCAATTCCACCCAGAAGTGCGTCACTCAGTACATGGTAATGAGATGATCTCGAACTTCTTGTATCAAGTTTGCGGTTGCGACGGCAAATGGACGATGGAATCATTTATTGATGAAGCCATTCAAGATATTCGTAACCAAGTTGGAGATAAAAAAGTACTCTGCGCACTTAGTGGTGGCGTAGATTCTTCCGTAGTTGCAATGCTGATTCACCGTGCAATCGGTGACCAATTGACTTGTATGTTTATTGATCATGGCCTTCTGCGTAAAGGTGAAGCGGAAAGCGTTATGGAGACCTTCGTAGGTAAATTCGATATTCATGTAGTGAAAATCGATGCACGCGAGCGCTTCATGAGCAAGCTTGCAGGCGTTGAAGATCCAGAGCAAAAGCGTAAAATCATTGGTAATGAATTCATCTATTGCTTTGACGAAGAGTCGGCCAAGCTCGGTGATTTCGCGTTCCTTGCACAAGGTACGTTGTACACGGATATTGTTGAGAGCGGAACAGCTACGGCTCAAACGATTAAATCTCATCACAATGTAGGCGGTTTGCCTGAAGATATGAAATTCAGCTTGATCGAGCCTCTAAATACCTTGTTCAAGGATGAGGTTCGTAAATTAGGTGAAGAGCTAGGAATGCCACATGCTATCGTTTGGCGTCAGCCTTTCCCAGGTCCGGGTCTTGCGATCCGTGTATTGGGTGAAGTAACAGAGGAGAAGCTTACTATCGTTCGTGACTCTGACTATATTCTACGTGAGGAAATTGCTAAAGCGGGATTAGACCGTGAAATTTGGCAATACTTCACTGCCCTACCTAACATGAAGAGCGTGGGTGTTATGGGGGATGCTCGTACGTATTCCTACACCGTAGGTATCCGTGCAGTAACTTCCATCGACGGCATGACTGCTGACTGGGCACGTATTCCATGGGATGTGCTTGAGAAGATCTCTGTACGTATCGTCAACGAAGTAGAGAACGTAAACCGTATCGTGTACGATGTAACTTCGAAACCACCTGCAACGATTGAGTGGGAATAA
- a CDS encoding zinc ribbon domain-containing protein — protein MEQEHVGQEQGELKFCQSCGMPMPTEELLGTNKEGGKIVDYCVYCYEGGAFKQPDITLQEMADICTGYLVEEGMDEAVARKLLAEQLPHLKRWSVAAESSSMN, from the coding sequence ATGGAACAGGAACATGTAGGGCAAGAACAAGGCGAACTGAAATTTTGTCAGAGCTGTGGGATGCCTATGCCGACTGAGGAACTACTTGGAACGAATAAAGAAGGCGGAAAAATCGTGGATTACTGTGTATACTGCTATGAAGGTGGAGCATTTAAACAGCCTGATATTACGCTGCAAGAAATGGCCGACATTTGTACAGGCTACTTGGTCGAAGAAGGAATGGACGAGGCCGTAGCCCGTAAATTACTCGCTGAACAGCTGCCTCATCTGAAACGTTGGAGTGTCGCAGCCGAATCATCCTCAATGAACTAA